Genomic DNA from bacterium:
AACGATCCGATGGCAATTTTTCTGACCATCGGGATTATTGAATTAATACTTGAACCAACAACTGGCTTCTGGAGTTTGTTGTGGCTGTTCGTAATGCAATTTGGCATTGGGATTATTCTTGGTCTGGTAATGGGCTGGGCTATAGTTTTCCTGATAAATAAAATCAAATTTTCTTATGAAGGAATTTACCCGGTATTATTTTTAGCTCTGGCAGGACTAATATATGCGGCAACAAATTTAATTGGCGGAAGCGGATTCCTTGCAGTTTATCTTGCCGGAATAATAATCGGTAATAAAGAGTTTGTTCACAAAAAAAGTTTAAAACGTTTTTTTGACGGAATGGCGTGGCTCTCTCAAATAGGAATGTTCCTTACACTCGGACTGCTGATATTTCCTTCAGAATTGTTGTCTGTTACAGGCATCGGATTGATACTATCTGCAGTGTTGATGTTTGTGGCCAGACCGGTTGCGGTTTTTATTAGTTTACTTTTTTCAAAGGTGAATGTAAAAGAAAAGTTATTTATTTCCTGGGTTGGATTGAGAGGTGCAGTTCCCGTAATTCTGGCTACTTTTCCTCTGCTTGCAGGAGTTGCTTACGCCGATTTAATTTTCAGTATCGTATTCTTCATTGTTTTGACTTCAGCTTTACTGCAGGGATGGAGTTTAACTTATGTTGCAAAGGTATTAAAGGTTGATACTCCATTAATTAAAAAAGTTAGATCGCCCATTGAGTTTGAATCAAAACCCGGTGATGAAAACGACCTTTATGATTTTATTATTAGTGACAATTCGCCATTGGTTGGAAAATCAATAGTTGAACTAGGTCTGCCTGCAGAAAGTTTAATTGTGATGATTAACCGAAATGAACAGTATGTCGTTCCAACCGGCGGGACAATAATTGAGCAGGGTGATATACTGCTGGTTCTTTCAAACAAAAAAACAATCGAAGAAGTAAAGAAAAAAATAGACGTCCGCAGTTGATTTAAGAAAGAAATAACTTATTTTCTTTAGCACAAACAACTACTTATGTAAAGCGTAAAAATGAAAACTCTAAAAATCATTTCAGAAAATTCTCACATCACTCTTAGTGTTAGTATGGTACTTATGATAATTATGCTACCATACTATTCAAATGCACCTTTTAAAGGTTACTTTAATTTTTTATTTCTCACACTCATTCTTCTCTCGGCAATTATCACCTTGAAGAAAAGCAGAATCGAATTACGAAAACTTAGCAGAGCCGGTTATCTTGTTATTACAGTAAACTTAATTGTGGCGATTAC
This window encodes:
- a CDS encoding potassium/proton antiporter, whose translation is MALDYILISAALLIILSIVFAKVFDNLGLPTLILFLALGMLAGSEGIGGIYFDDANLARSIGIIALIFILFSGGLDTSIQDVKPVRFQAISLATIGVFASAILVGIAASFLLEIDLKYGLLLGAIISSTDAAAVFNVLRSKNVSLKKNLKPVLELESGSNDPMAIFLTIGIIELILEPTTGFWSLLWLFVMQFGIGIILGLVMGWAIVFLINKIKFSYEGIYPVLFLALAGLIYAATNLIGGSGFLAVYLAGIIIGNKEFVHKKSLKRFFDGMAWLSQIGMFLTLGLLIFPSELLSVTGIGLILSAVLMFVARPVAVFISLLFSKVNVKEKLFISWVGLRGAVPVILATFPLLAGVAYADLIFSIVFFIVLTSALLQGWSLTYVAKVLKVDTPLIKKVRSPIEFESKPGDENDLYDFIISDNSPLVGKSIVELGLPAESLIVMINRNEQYVVPTGGTIIEQGDILLVLSNKKTIEEVKKKIDVRS